The Natronomonas salsuginis genome includes a region encoding these proteins:
- a CDS encoding MFS transporter, with translation MDAPAGDNGGITTTFRRVFALERDVLVLSVAMFAFSLGFQMTSRYVPRYMSVLGSGAVAIGLFGTFGNLIGAVYPYPGGAVSDRIGSRVALTLFGLASTAGFVIWLFADAFGTVVVPPIGTTVDLLGRELVLGWLEPASIPVAIFLGLLFAQAWKSFGLGATFAIVKQAVEPDRLATGFASTETFRRTAFLLGPLLAAAILTLFAFETGFRIVLAVAAAFGLGATLAQHVLYDASEDRLGKSFEGVSTVLGDLRAMPAELRPLLAADTLIRFSNGMVYVFFVIVVTEFLAVGARVPVVGALSPDAYFGVLLAIEMFVALAIMVPVSRLSRRIGLKPVVALGFAVYAVFPVALIYAPPNAAALALLFAFSGVRFAGLPAHKALIVGPAKAGASGRVTGSYYLVRNVVVIPSAAIGGAIYAASPKTAFVGASAIGIVGVALFLVAGREFDAAIAR, from the coding sequence ATGGACGCCCCTGCCGGTGATAATGGGGGGATCACGACCACGTTCCGGCGGGTTTTCGCCCTCGAGCGCGACGTGCTCGTCCTCTCGGTCGCGATGTTCGCCTTCAGCCTCGGCTTTCAGATGACGAGCCGGTACGTCCCGCGATACATGTCGGTGCTTGGATCGGGTGCCGTGGCCATCGGCCTGTTCGGCACGTTCGGCAACCTCATCGGCGCAGTCTATCCGTACCCCGGTGGCGCCGTCTCGGACCGGATCGGCTCGCGGGTCGCGCTGACGCTGTTCGGATTGGCTTCCACGGCGGGGTTCGTCATCTGGCTGTTCGCGGACGCCTTTGGCACCGTCGTCGTGCCGCCGATCGGAACGACGGTCGATCTCCTCGGCCGCGAACTCGTCCTCGGGTGGCTCGAACCCGCGTCGATCCCTGTCGCGATCTTCCTCGGGTTGCTCTTCGCGCAGGCGTGGAAGTCGTTCGGGCTCGGTGCGACGTTCGCCATCGTCAAGCAAGCCGTCGAACCCGATCGGCTGGCGACCGGCTTCGCGAGCACCGAGACGTTCCGCCGGACGGCGTTCCTCTTGGGCCCGCTCCTCGCCGCAGCGATACTGACGCTGTTCGCCTTCGAGACGGGCTTTCGGATCGTACTCGCGGTCGCGGCGGCGTTCGGGCTCGGCGCGACGCTCGCCCAGCACGTCCTCTACGACGCGAGCGAGGATCGCCTTGGCAAATCGTTCGAGGGCGTCTCGACGGTGCTCGGTGACCTTCGCGCGATGCCCGCGGAGTTGCGCCCGCTACTCGCGGCCGACACGCTCATCCGCTTTTCGAACGGCATGGTCTACGTCTTCTTCGTCATCGTCGTCACGGAGTTCCTCGCGGTCGGGGCGCGGGTCCCGGTCGTCGGGGCGCTCTCGCCGGACGCGTACTTCGGCGTGTTGCTCGCGATCGAGATGTTCGTCGCGCTCGCGATCATGGTTCCGGTGTCGCGGCTGTCGCGCCGAATCGGCCTAAAACCCGTCGTCGCGCTCGGCTTTGCGGTGTACGCCGTGTTCCCGGTTGCGCTGATCTACGCCCCGCCGAACGCCGCCGCGTTGGCGCTGTTGTTCGCCTTCTCGGGGGTCCGGTTCGCGGGGCTACCGGCGCACAAAGCGCTCATCGTCGGCCCGGCGAAAGCGGGGGCCAGCGGTCGCGTGACCGGCTCGTACTACCTCGTCAGAAACGTCGTCGTCATCCCGTCGGCGGCCATCGGCGGCGCGATCTACGCCGCCTCGCCGAAGACGGCCTTCGTCGGCGCGAGCGCGATTGGCATCGTCGGCGTCGCGCTGTTCCTCGTCGCCGGACGGGAGTTCGACGCGGCGATCGCCCGTTGA
- a CDS encoding molybdopterin-dependent oxidoreductase: MSSVADRLVRYAPPPRAVDWSILVVVLFSAGTGLYSFTVGVPDGFGWLWVWSHRVVGVVLVPLLAFKIARVRQRLTDPGRWQRSTALSVATLIVASATLATGVAWGVVGLVWIAVWPLLAVHVGLGLLLVPLILAHMRTRFRLPRRRDVAERRVALKYFGLLAAGALAVRLGDAATRIAGAPGADRRFTGSKPTEGEGNGSFPVTMWVADDPDPIDVSSYELRVRGLVETPLRLDYADLVDGPTATEEALLDCTSGWYTVQSWGGIRVGDLLDSVAVDESAAYVRFVSVTGYRWSLPIEEARDALLATHVGGERLTHGHGAPVRLVAPGRRGFQWVKWVTRIDVREGSDPAQWIVTLVSGFD; the protein is encoded by the coding sequence ATGTCGAGCGTCGCGGACCGGCTGGTTCGATACGCCCCGCCGCCGAGGGCCGTCGATTGGTCGATCCTCGTCGTCGTGCTGTTTTCGGCCGGCACGGGGCTGTACTCCTTTACCGTCGGCGTCCCCGACGGCTTCGGGTGGCTGTGGGTCTGGAGCCACCGCGTCGTCGGCGTGGTCCTCGTCCCGCTGCTCGCGTTCAAGATCGCCCGAGTTCGACAGCGGTTAACCGATCCGGGTCGGTGGCAGCGGTCGACCGCGCTCTCGGTCGCGACGCTTATCGTCGCCTCGGCGACGCTGGCGACCGGCGTCGCGTGGGGCGTCGTCGGACTCGTCTGGATCGCCGTCTGGCCGCTGCTCGCGGTCCACGTCGGCCTCGGCCTGCTGTTGGTCCCGCTCATCCTCGCCCACATGCGCACTCGGTTTCGACTGCCGAGGCGGCGCGACGTCGCCGAGCGCAGGGTCGCGCTCAAGTACTTCGGGCTGCTCGCGGCGGGAGCGCTCGCCGTCCGGTTGGGCGACGCGGCGACCCGCATCGCCGGCGCGCCAGGCGCGGATCGGCGGTTCACCGGCTCGAAGCCGACCGAGGGGGAGGGGAACGGCTCGTTCCCCGTGACGATGTGGGTCGCCGACGATCCGGATCCGATCGACGTGTCGAGCTACGAGCTCCGGGTTCGCGGCCTCGTCGAGACGCCGCTGCGTCTCGACTACGCCGACCTCGTGGACGGGCCGACAGCGACCGAGGAGGCGCTGTTGGACTGCACCAGCGGCTGGTACACCGTCCAGTCGTGGGGCGGAATCCGCGTCGGGGACCTCCTCGATTCGGTCGCGGTGGACGAGTCGGCCGCCTACGTCCGGTTCGTGTCGGTGACCGGCTACCGGTGGTCGCTCCCGATCGAGGAGGCACGGGACGCGCTGCTCGCGACACACGTCGGCGGCGAGCGTCTCACCCACGGTCACGGGGCACCCGTCAGACTCGTCGCTCCCGGCCGCCGCGGCTTCCAGTGGGTCAAGTGGGTCACGCGGATCGACGTGCGCGAAGGGAGCGATCCAGCGCAGTGGATCGTCACGCTCGTGAGCGGCTTCGACTAG
- a CDS encoding SPFH domain-containing protein: protein MSDSVARELGRKTAGLSTRASVVLFALLAVGAAVALGVVEFDPLLVAGVALLLVAVAAVSSAVEIVEAYEKEALTVFGEFRTLLEPGIHFVPPFVSRTYPFDMRTQMLDVPRQEAITEDNSPVTADAVVYIKVMNAKRAFLQVDDYKRATLYLAQTTLRAVLGDMELDETLSKREKINRRIQQELEGPTDEWGVRVEAVEVREVNPSPDVQRAMEQQTSAERRRRAMILEAQGERRSVVERAEGDKQANILEAQGEKQSQILEAQGEAISTVLRAKSAESMGERAVIERGMETLETIGQGESTTFVLPQELTSLVGRYGKHLTGSEVDDEGGPELESRAFDEETRELLGIDSIEALAAGDGDVDIEVESADIELEDDIA, encoded by the coding sequence ATGTCTGACAGCGTCGCCCGCGAACTCGGTCGCAAGACTGCGGGGCTCTCCACGCGCGCGTCGGTCGTCCTGTTCGCCCTCCTCGCCGTCGGTGCGGCCGTCGCGTTGGGCGTGGTCGAGTTCGATCCCCTCCTGGTCGCGGGGGTGGCGCTGTTGCTCGTTGCCGTCGCCGCAGTGTCGAGCGCCGTCGAGATCGTCGAGGCCTACGAGAAGGAGGCGCTGACGGTGTTCGGCGAGTTCCGGACGCTCCTCGAACCGGGGATTCACTTCGTCCCCCCGTTCGTCTCCCGCACGTATCCGTTCGATATGCGGACGCAGATGCTCGACGTGCCCCGTCAGGAGGCGATCACGGAGGACAACTCGCCGGTGACCGCCGACGCCGTCGTCTACATCAAGGTGATGAATGCGAAGCGCGCGTTCCTCCAAGTTGACGACTACAAGCGGGCGACCCTGTATCTCGCCCAAACGACGCTCCGAGCCGTCCTGGGCGACATGGAACTCGACGAAACGCTCTCGAAGCGCGAGAAGATCAACCGCCGCATCCAACAGGAGCTAGAGGGGCCGACCGACGAGTGGGGCGTCCGCGTCGAGGCCGTCGAGGTCCGAGAGGTCAACCCGAGCCCCGACGTCCAGCGGGCGATGGAACAGCAGACCTCCGCCGAACGGAGGCGACGGGCCATGATCCTCGAAGCGCAGGGTGAACGCCGCTCCGTCGTCGAGCGAGCCGAGGGTGACAAACAGGCGAACATCCTCGAGGCGCAGGGCGAAAAGCAGAGCCAGATCCTCGAGGCGCAGGGGGAAGCGATCTCGACGGTCCTCCGGGCGAAATCCGCCGAGTCGATGGGCGAGCGCGCCGTCATCGAACGCGGCATGGAAACGCTCGAAACCATCGGCCAGGGCGAGTCGACCACGTTCGTCCTCCCCCAGGAACTCACCTCCCTCGTCGGCCGCTACGGCAAACACCTCACCGGCAGCGAGGTCGACGACGAGGGAGGTCCAGAGCTCGAATCGAGGGCCTTCGACGAGGAGACCCGCGAACTGCTCGGGATCGACAGCATCGAGGCGCTCGCGGCGGGCGACGGAGACGTCGATATCGAGGTCGAAAGCGCCGATATCGAACTCGAGGACGACATCGCGTAG
- a CDS encoding quinone-dependent dihydroorotate dehydrogenase yields MTPYDLAKPLFFRLDAETAHGLGGRALEAIQHTPIERVIADRYTVVDSRLRVETLGRTFPNPIGVAAGFDKNAKIPNALAALGFGHVEVGGVTAEPQAGNPRPRLFRLIEDGALINRMGFNNDGADVIGERLDGTDCPVPVGVNIGKSKSTPNDDAEDDYRYTFERVGSGDYFVVNVSSPNTPGLRELQQRDRLASILGSLKDDGADPLLVKLSPDLTDAAIEDALAVVEELDLDGIIATNTTTSRPASLRGRHASEEGGLSGKPIESESTAMVRFIAERTDKPVIGVGGVTDAAGAYAKIRSGAHLVQLYTGLIYEGPSIAREINRGLLERLERDGFDSVEDAVGADL; encoded by the coding sequence CCTCGGCGGCCGAGCGCTCGAAGCGATCCAGCACACGCCGATCGAGCGGGTGATTGCCGATCGCTACACGGTCGTCGACTCGCGGCTGCGCGTCGAGACGCTGGGCCGGACGTTTCCAAATCCGATCGGCGTCGCGGCGGGGTTCGACAAGAACGCGAAGATTCCGAACGCGCTCGCGGCGTTGGGCTTCGGACACGTCGAGGTCGGCGGCGTGACGGCGGAACCGCAGGCCGGAAACCCCCGTCCTCGGCTGTTCCGACTGATCGAGGACGGCGCGTTAATAAACCGAATGGGCTTCAACAACGACGGAGCGGACGTCATCGGCGAACGGCTCGATGGGACCGATTGCCCGGTCCCGGTCGGGGTCAACATCGGCAAGTCGAAGTCAACGCCCAATGACGACGCGGAGGACGATTACCGCTACACCTTCGAACGCGTCGGTTCGGGCGACTACTTCGTCGTCAACGTCTCGTCGCCGAACACGCCCGGTCTCAGAGAGCTCCAACAGCGGGACCGGCTGGCATCCATCCTCGGGAGCCTCAAGGACGACGGTGCCGATCCGCTCCTGGTGAAGCTTTCGCCGGACCTCACCGACGCCGCGATCGAGGACGCCCTCGCGGTCGTCGAGGAACTCGATCTCGACGGCATCATCGCGACGAACACGACGACGAGCCGACCCGCGTCGCTCCGCGGACGGCACGCGAGCGAGGAGGGCGGCCTCTCCGGGAAGCCGATCGAGTCCGAGTCCACGGCGATGGTTCGGTTCATCGCCGAGCGGACCGACAAGCCGGTCATCGGCGTCGGCGGCGTCACGGACGCCGCGGGCGCGTACGCGAAGATCAGATCTGGAGCTCACCTCGTGCAGTTGTACACCGGGCTGATCTACGAGGGCCCCTCGATCGCGAGAGAGATCAACCGCGGGCTGCTCGAGCGGCTGGAACGCGACGGGTTCGACTCGGTCGAGGATGCCGTCGGCGCCGACCTCTGA
- a CDS encoding DUF7333 family protein, with product MEFSLPVSLGALLVIVVIGVAGLAGSGVMPLETTLMMVAPSMLAFGFIAFALGMKHGEFRAGSVR from the coding sequence ATGGAATTCAGCCTTCCAGTCTCGCTCGGTGCACTACTCGTAATCGTCGTCATCGGTGTCGCCGGCCTCGCCGGAAGCGGAGTAATGCCACTCGAAACGACGCTCATGATGGTGGCCCCCTCGATGCTCGCCTTCGGGTTTATCGCGTTCGCGCTCGGGATGAAACACGGCGAGTTCCGCGCCGGCTCGGTGCGGTAA